From the Osmerus eperlanus chromosome 19, fOsmEpe2.1, whole genome shotgun sequence genome, one window contains:
- the LOC134039826 gene encoding ubiquitin carboxyl-terminal hydrolase 2-like isoform X2, protein MPSMRQSYTVTVPEEAPATAFPFMKQDLRRKSPPMSRSMLVSTFVGLLINQAKNKTPQGLVGLRNLGNTCFMNSILQCLSNTPELRDYCLRGCHRSDLSPACQAKAALMEEFAKLTQSLWSSVSTEPISPSDFRTQVQRHAPKFVGYNQQDAQEFLRFLLDGLHNEVNRVRVRTRVPMEDIDHLSDSEKGMRMWNRYLEREDSKVVDLFVGQLKSSLTCSHCGYCSTVFDPFWDLSLPVAKKSTGEVNLMDCMRLFTREDVLDGDEKPTCCRCKTRRKCTKKFTIQKFPQILVLHLKRFSESCVRTSKLSTFVNFPIKDLDLREFSWDGSANAVYNLYAVSNHSGSTLGGHYTAYCRNPVLGEWYNYNDTRVSPMSSSQVPSSDAYVLFYELSSSSHI, encoded by the exons ATGCCGAGTATGCGACAGTCATACACGGTGACTGTTCCCGAGGAGGCTCCGGCCACCGCGTTCCCCTTCATGAAACAAGACCTGCGGCGGAAAAGCCCTCCAATGTCGCGATCCATGTTGGTGTCAACATTTGTGGGTCTCCTTATCAATCAAGCAAAG aacaagacTCCACAGGGCTTGGTGGGACTTCGTAACCTGGGCAACACC TGTTTCATGAACTCCATCCTGCAGTGCCTGAGCAACACCCCTGAGCTGAGAGACTACTGTCTGAGGGGCTGCCACCGCTCCGACCTCAGCCCTGCCTGCCAGGCCAAGGCTGCCCTCATGGAGG agtttGCCAAACtcactcagtctctctggtCTTCCGTCTCTACGGAGCCCATCAGCCCGTCAGACTTCCGGACCCAGGTCCAGAGACACGCCCCCAAGTTTGTGGGATACAA TCAGCAGGATGCCCAGGAGTTCCTGAGGTTCCTATTGGATGGGCTCCATAACGAGGTGAACAGAGTGAGGGTGAGGACGAGGGTTCCCATGGAGGACATCGATCACCTCTC GGACAGTGAGAAGGGGATGAGGATGTGGAACAGATACCTGGAGCGGGAGGACAGCAAGGTGGTGG atCTGTTTGTGGGGCAGCTGAAGAGCTCTCTGACCTGTAGTCACTGTGGCTACTGTTCTACAGTGTTTGACCCCTTCTGGGATCTCTCCCTGCCAGTCGCTAAg AAGAGCACCGGGGAGGTGAATCTGATGGACTGCATGCGTCTCTTCACCAGAGAGGATGTGTTGGATGGAGATGAGAAACCG accTGCTGCCGGTGTAAAACCAGGAGGAAATGCACCAAGAAGTTCACCATCCAGAAGTTTCCTCAGATCCTTGTGCTTC ACCTCAAACGCTTCTCTGAGTCTTGCGTCAGAACCAGCAAACTCTCCACCTTCGTCAACTTCCCTATCAAAGACCTGGACCTCAGAGAGTTCTCCTGGGACGGCAGTG CTAATGCAGTGTACAACCTCTATGCAGTCTCCAACCACTCAGGGTCCACTCTGGGGGGGCACTACACTGCCTACTGCAGAAACCCCGTCCTGGGGGAGTGGTACAACTACAACGACACAAG aGTGAGTCCCATGTCGTCTAGTCAGGTGCCCAGCAGTGATGCTTATGTGCTGTTCTAcgaactctcctcctcctcacacatatGA